From Staphylococcus sp. M0911, a single genomic window includes:
- a CDS encoding DedA family protein, with the protein MEQIITNFISQWGYTAIFILILLENVLPVVPSEIILTFAGLLSVKSHLSIWTLLIIATIASFIGLLILYYICRLISEEKLYRFVDRHGKWMKLKSSDLKRANDWFKRYGAWAVLLCRFIPVLRVLITIPAGINRMNIVKFTSLSLLGTTIWNFALILLGRLLSDSFGALMNGIHTYSRIMYVIIIIAVIYFVIRYFVKRKRVK; encoded by the coding sequence ATGGAACAAATTATAACGAATTTTATTAGTCAGTGGGGATACACAGCTATCTTTATTCTCATCTTGTTAGAGAATGTATTACCTGTAGTCCCTTCGGAAATTATTTTAACCTTTGCTGGTTTACTATCAGTTAAATCTCATCTATCCATTTGGACGCTATTAATCATTGCGACGATTGCGTCATTTATCGGATTATTAATTCTATATTATATTTGTCGTCTTATTTCAGAAGAAAAGCTATATCGCTTTGTCGATCGTCATGGTAAATGGATGAAATTAAAAAGTAGTGATTTAAAACGTGCGAATGACTGGTTTAAACGATACGGTGCCTGGGCAGTATTACTTTGCCGCTTTATACCAGTATTACGTGTATTAATTACTATTCCTGCAGGTATCAACCGTATGAATATTGTGAAGTTCACATCACTTTCACTTCTTGGTACAACGATTTGGAACTTCGCATTAATTTTACTAGGTCGCCTATTAAGTGATAGCTTTGGCGCCCTTATGAATGGTATCCATACGTATTCTAGAATAATGTATGTCATTATCATCATCGCCGTTATTTACTTTGTCATCAGATACTTTGTCAAACGTAAACGCGTAAAATAA
- a CDS encoding GntR family transcriptional regulator — protein MTYGYPEQWKRHLTTGEAIAAEIRLGIIKGDIQAETLLTENQIAKQFNVSRSPVRDAFKLLQTDQLIHLERMGAQVLPFGEQEKRELYDLRLMLESFAFSRLRSQDTQPIAKEMKKQLEMMKVAVQFEDAESFTKHDFEFHEAMILASNHQYLRTFWNHLKPVMESLILLSMRRRMSEDPNDFERIHRNHNVFVDAVENKNAETLRQAFHLNFDDVGKDIEGFWLR, from the coding sequence ATGACATATGGCTATCCAGAACAATGGAAGCGACATTTAACTACAGGTGAGGCGATAGCTGCAGAAATAAGATTAGGGATTATTAAAGGTGATATTCAAGCAGAAACGCTATTGACTGAAAATCAAATAGCTAAACAATTTAATGTTAGTCGGTCGCCTGTTAGAGATGCATTCAAGTTATTACAAACAGATCAACTCATTCATTTAGAACGAATGGGGGCGCAAGTCTTACCTTTTGGTGAACAAGAAAAAAGAGAACTATATGACTTACGTTTAATGTTAGAGTCGTTTGCCTTTTCTAGATTAAGATCTCAAGATACACAACCGATAGCTAAAGAAATGAAAAAGCAACTCGAAATGATGAAAGTAGCAGTACAATTTGAAGACGCTGAATCATTTACGAAACATGACTTTGAATTTCATGAAGCCATGATTTTAGCTTCAAACCACCAATACCTTAGAACATTTTGGAATCATTTGAAACCAGTAATGGAGTCACTCATTCTCCTATCGATGAGACGTAGAATGTCGGAAGATCCTAATGATTTTGAACGTATACATCGAAATCACAATGTCTTTGTAGATGCAGTTGAAAATAAAAATGCCGAGACGTTGAGACAAGCCTTTCATTTAAACTTTGATGATGTAGGTAAAGATATAGAAGGATTTTGGTTACGCTAA
- a CDS encoding GTP pyrophosphokinase family protein codes for MYVERKPSLYLEDLRYEFKNSLSAIQNGDEAFDILVGFVELDHIYSSALKEISTKLSILDDNFNHRYKHNPIHHMERRVKEMGSLVKKLKRKGLDISAQSARDHIMDIAGIRVICNYMDDIYVIEEMLLKQEDVKLIKRKDYIEHPKENGYRSLHIVVSIPVFLADSVEIIPVEIQIRTIGMDMWASLEHKIRYKNNANTEKYKGLLEQCATEITDVESKMQQIHTEISKDD; via the coding sequence ATGTATGTAGAGAGAAAACCATCATTATACCTTGAAGACTTGAGATACGAATTTAAAAATAGTTTAAGTGCTATTCAAAATGGTGATGAGGCATTTGATATTTTAGTAGGATTTGTTGAACTCGATCACATTTATTCATCCGCACTTAAAGAAATAAGTACTAAGTTAAGCATTTTAGATGATAATTTCAATCATAGATATAAACATAATCCCATACACCATATGGAACGACGTGTTAAAGAGATGGGGAGTTTAGTTAAGAAACTTAAACGGAAAGGTTTAGACATTAGTGCACAAAGTGCTAGAGATCACATTATGGATATCGCTGGTATTAGAGTGATATGTAATTATATGGATGATATTTATGTTATTGAAGAGATGTTATTAAAACAGGAAGACGTCAAATTAATTAAGCGCAAAGATTATATTGAACATCCTAAAGAAAATGGTTATCGCAGCTTACATATTGTGGTATCGATTCCAGTATTCTTAGCAGATTCTGTAGAAATTATTCCAGTAGAAATTCAAATTAGAACCATTGGTATGGACATGTGGGCGAGTCTAGAACATAAAATACGTTATAAAAATAATGCCAATACTGAAAAATATAAAGGACTATTAGAACAATGTGCAACAGAGATTACCGATGTAGAAAGTAAGATGCAACAGATTCATACCGAAATATCTAAGGATGATTAA
- the thiO gene encoding glycine oxidase ThiO, translating to MHDVLIIGSGVIGMSIARQLSQSHLDIAIVDRDIPGMHASYKAGGMLGAQNEFTTDSELFQLAVASRSLFPELSDALYHETGIDIEFQQSGLIKMASSTKDVKWLTQQYAFLKSKDPSVELLSDDELFNLSNGHVEPTDLAIYIPKDGQINANHYTKALLQSIIQRDVHRYYQTEVKHIHHNNGFYTVTTNNGDIHAKKVIVAGGAWSTQLLKDYAIPRQVIGVKGEVLLVEQPSLKLNHTVFMTNGCYIVPKEKHRYLIGATSEFNNYSVGNSDAGISWLLKHAQQCIPELSHSHILKQWSGVRPYTEYELPIMDQIDDGLFIITGHYRNGILLSPIIGQDIANWLLSGIKPTSYSAFSLSRSEQNEVYH from the coding sequence ATGCATGATGTTCTTATTATTGGTTCCGGTGTTATAGGTATGTCGATAGCTCGACAACTTAGTCAATCACATTTAGATATTGCTATTGTAGACCGAGATATACCAGGTATGCATGCCTCTTATAAAGCCGGTGGCATGTTAGGCGCTCAAAATGAGTTCACAACTGATAGTGAATTATTTCAATTAGCAGTAGCGTCTAGGTCATTATTCCCAGAATTAAGTGATGCCCTCTATCATGAAACTGGTATTGATATTGAATTTCAACAATCTGGATTAATTAAAATGGCATCATCAACCAAAGACGTAAAGTGGTTAACTCAACAATATGCCTTTCTTAAATCAAAAGATCCAAGCGTTGAGTTACTCTCAGATGATGAACTATTTAACCTTTCAAATGGTCATGTCGAACCAACTGACTTAGCCATATATATTCCAAAGGATGGTCAAATCAATGCCAATCACTATACTAAAGCTTTATTACAATCAATAATTCAGCGCGATGTTCATCGTTATTATCAAACAGAAGTAAAACACATTCATCACAATAATGGTTTTTACACAGTTACAACAAATAATGGTGATATTCACGCTAAAAAAGTAATTGTGGCAGGTGGTGCTTGGTCTACTCAGCTATTAAAAGATTACGCTATACCAAGACAAGTGATTGGTGTTAAAGGTGAGGTATTATTAGTTGAACAACCTTCACTTAAATTAAATCATACTGTGTTCATGACAAATGGCTGCTATATAGTTCCAAAGGAAAAACATCGCTACTTAATTGGAGCGACAAGTGAATTCAATAATTATAGTGTTGGTAATAGTGACGCAGGTATTTCATGGTTACTCAAACATGCTCAACAATGTATACCTGAGCTATCGCATAGTCATATTCTTAAACAATGGTCAGGCGTAAGACCTTACACAGAATATGAATTACCTATCATGGATCAAATTGATGACGGCTTATTTATCATCACTGGTCATTATCGAAACGGTATACTGTTATCCCCTATTATCGGTCAAGATATTGCCAATTGGTTATTATCAGGAATTAAACCAACAAGCTATTCAGCATTTAGTTTATCAAGGAGTGAGCAAAATGAAGTGTATCATTAA
- a CDS encoding DUF2188 domain-containing protein, with translation MPWTMEDYPQSLKNLDKLERKKAIDIANAMLKDGYKESDVIPIATQQAEKWYKQASEDELEELKNKHITQHQQDKSAQPELNEKPVHVYFEDGEWKVKTEDAKQASETFKYKKDAIKRAQHIADNKDTKVVEHQKDE, from the coding sequence ATGCCTTGGACTATGGAAGATTATCCTCAAAGCCTAAAGAATTTAGACAAATTAGAACGAAAAAAAGCAATTGATATTGCTAATGCTATGCTAAAAGATGGCTATAAGGAGTCAGATGTGATTCCAATAGCTACGCAACAAGCTGAAAAATGGTATAAACAAGCATCTGAAGACGAACTAGAAGAACTTAAAAATAAACATATCACACAGCATCAACAAGACAAGTCAGCCCAACCGGAATTAAATGAAAAGCCAGTTCATGTATATTTCGAAGATGGTGAGTGGAAAGTAAAAACAGAAGATGCAAAACAAGCATCTGAAACATTTAAGTATAAAAAAGATGCAATAAAACGTGCGCAACACATTGCAGATAACAAAGATACTAAAGTAGTGGAACATCAAAAAGATGAATAA
- a CDS encoding alpha/beta hydrolase: MNKQNFKTQLYQLNNYENEQSEVIYAGNPNSKEVIVFIHGALLTYKIMTMFEPYMREYKLIFINCPSRGKSSEIERDNHTLDDYSERVYDVLSQIVTEQHLSEIKVVGYSMGGMIATRLLKFNTLPISHLIYLNSAAKITPDGSMLARLFTSDSKRDILKDEINAVKNLPQYILDKTIFAQKENAIELFQFVAPIKTIITDILYTINADYLPDIEDIETFPKILFMSGKEDQIIPYTDSLATLEQFKAYGGTTKEIVYEGIGHLDFPSVLETKSDQELGVVDHIKQWIQE; this comes from the coding sequence ATGAATAAGCAAAATTTTAAAACACAACTATACCAATTAAATAATTATGAAAATGAGCAAAGTGAAGTGATATATGCAGGTAATCCTAATTCCAAAGAGGTTATTGTCTTTATTCATGGTGCATTACTTACATATAAAATTATGACTATGTTTGAACCATACATGAGAGAATACAAACTGATATTTATCAACTGCCCTAGTAGAGGTAAGAGTTCTGAAATTGAAAGAGATAACCACACATTAGATGATTATTCAGAGCGCGTTTATGATGTATTAAGTCAAATAGTGACGGAACAACATTTGTCAGAAATAAAAGTAGTTGGTTACTCTATGGGTGGTATGATTGCTACACGTTTATTGAAATTTAATACACTGCCCATTTCTCATTTGATTTACCTAAACAGTGCTGCAAAAATCACACCAGATGGTAGTATGTTAGCACGCTTATTTACGTCAGATAGTAAGCGAGATATTTTAAAGGATGAAATTAATGCAGTGAAAAATTTACCACAATACATACTCGATAAAACCATTTTTGCGCAAAAAGAAAATGCGATTGAACTATTTCAATTCGTCGCACCAATCAAGACAATTATCACAGATATCTTGTATACGATTAATGCTGATTACCTACCAGATATTGAAGACATAGAAACATTTCCGAAAATACTATTCATGTCTGGTAAAGAGGATCAAATTATTCCATATACAGATTCATTAGCTACGTTAGAACAATTCAAAGCTTATGGTGGCACAACAAAAGAAATCGTATATGAAGGAATTGGCCATCTTGATTTTCCAAGTGTATTAGAAACAAAGTCAGACCAAGAATTAGGTGTTGTAGATCATATCAAACAATGGATTCAAGAATAA
- a CDS encoding MFS transporter: MNKKRSNVRWFFAIAFFLIGVIAYMDRSNISYIAVPMMEDLHLTKTQFGLLASFFSLGYALMQVPSGMLAEKFGPRKMITIALVWWSAFTILTGMIKHHGLLYFVRFLFGVGEAPMYPSNAVFNSYWFAKNEKGRASSALLAGSYFGPVLAPIVTIAIVNAFNWQAVFYIFGAVGIVMAVLWAIIAKDLPEQHKMVNEAEKRFITEHRDIVDTDKSLPPWKRFLTHFSFYAIAIQYFVVQFVITLFLIWLPTYLTEQYHVDFKDMSISSLPWLLMFFLILSGGAISDKILNTGKSRFVARGVIAILGFVVFSISIFFAVHTENLYVTIFWLSLGLGGVGMSMGMSWAAATDLGRNFSGTVSGWMNLWGNIGALTSPFLAGAFVEQLGWSMTFQLLIIPAILAIIMWFFVKPDQPLVIDEHQSVK, translated from the coding sequence ATGAATAAAAAAAGAAGTAACGTTCGTTGGTTTTTTGCGATTGCATTCTTTCTCATTGGCGTTATAGCCTATATGGATAGATCTAATATCTCATATATTGCAGTACCAATGATGGAAGATTTACATTTAACAAAAACACAATTTGGTTTATTAGCGTCATTTTTCTCATTAGGTTATGCGTTAATGCAAGTACCTTCAGGGATGTTAGCAGAGAAATTTGGACCTCGTAAGATGATTACGATTGCTTTAGTATGGTGGAGTGCTTTCACAATTCTCACAGGTATGATTAAGCATCATGGTTTATTATATTTTGTTAGATTTTTATTTGGTGTGGGAGAAGCACCTATGTATCCGTCTAATGCAGTGTTCAATTCTTATTGGTTTGCTAAAAATGAAAAAGGAAGAGCATCAAGTGCGTTATTAGCAGGTTCATATTTTGGTCCTGTATTAGCACCGATTGTCACGATTGCAATTGTTAATGCATTTAATTGGCAAGCTGTCTTTTATATTTTTGGTGCAGTCGGCATTGTGATGGCAGTACTTTGGGCGATTATTGCTAAAGACTTACCTGAACAACACAAAATGGTCAATGAAGCCGAAAAACGATTTATTACTGAACATAGAGACATTGTAGATACTGATAAATCATTACCACCTTGGAAACGTTTCTTAACACACTTTAGTTTTTATGCCATTGCGATTCAGTACTTTGTAGTACAATTCGTTATTACATTATTCTTAATTTGGTTACCAACATATTTAACAGAACAATACCATGTTGATTTCAAAGATATGTCAATCAGCTCATTGCCATGGTTATTAATGTTCTTCTTAATTTTATCTGGTGGCGCGATTTCAGATAAGATTTTAAATACTGGTAAATCTCGTTTCGTCGCGCGTGGCGTAATTGCGATTCTTGGATTTGTAGTCTTTTCAATATCAATCTTTTTTGCAGTACATACTGAAAACTTATATGTTACTATATTCTGGTTATCTCTTGGTTTAGGTGGCGTCGGTATGTCTATGGGTATGAGTTGGGCAGCAGCGACAGACTTAGGTCGTAACTTCTCTGGTACAGTATCAGGTTGGATGAACTTATGGGGGAACATTGGTGCTTTAACAAGTCCATTTTTAGCAGGTGCATTTGTTGAACAACTTGGTTGGAGTATGACGTTCCAATTATTAATTATTCCAGCAATATTAGCGATTATCATGTGGTTCTTCGTTAAACCAGATCAACCATTAGTCATAGATGAACATCAATCAGTTAAATAG
- a CDS encoding thiazole synthase: protein MLKIGQLELKSRLLLGTGKFENEQTQSEAIKAAETNVLTFAVRRMNLYDKNLPNPLANVNLKDFITFPNTAGAKTADEAIRIAEIANHAGVCDMIKVEVIGDDETLLPDPFETYEACKVLLEKGYIVCPYISNDLVLAKKLEALGVHAVMPLASPIGTGRGINNPLNLSYIIQNADVPVIVDAGIGSPKDACQAMELGADAILLNTAISAAKDPVKMAEAMKLGIQAGRLSYEAGRIPVKYTAQASSPTEGLGFL, encoded by the coding sequence ATGTTAAAAATAGGTCAATTAGAATTGAAATCTCGTTTATTATTAGGTACTGGTAAATTCGAGAATGAACAAACGCAATCCGAAGCAATTAAAGCAGCTGAAACAAATGTATTAACATTTGCAGTAAGACGTATGAATTTATATGATAAAAATCTTCCAAACCCACTAGCTAATGTGAACTTAAAAGATTTCATTACATTTCCTAACACTGCAGGTGCTAAAACTGCTGATGAAGCCATCCGTATCGCAGAAATTGCAAATCACGCTGGTGTATGCGACATGATTAAAGTTGAAGTCATTGGTGATGATGAAACCTTATTACCTGACCCGTTTGAAACGTATGAAGCTTGTAAAGTGCTATTAGAAAAAGGGTATATCGTCTGTCCTTATATCTCTAATGATCTTGTATTAGCTAAAAAGTTAGAAGCATTAGGTGTCCATGCGGTGATGCCATTAGCATCACCCATTGGTACAGGTAGGGGTATTAATAATCCACTTAATTTAAGTTACATTATTCAAAATGCTGACGTCCCTGTCATTGTAGATGCCGGTATTGGTTCTCCTAAGGATGCCTGTCAAGCAATGGAATTGGGTGCTGATGCAATATTATTAAATACTGCTATCTCTGCAGCTAAAGATCCTGTCAAAATGGCCGAAGCTATGAAATTAGGTATTCAAGCCGGTAGATTGTCATATGAAGCTGGTCGTATTCCCGTAAAATATACAGCACAAGCATCAAGTCCTACAGAAGGCTTAGGCTTCTTATAA
- a CDS encoding ThiF family adenylyltransferase, with amino-acid sequence MSRYERQTRFQPFGETGQAQLEQTKIMVLGAGALGSHIIDQLARMGAHQLAVVDMDIVELSNLHRQTLYDEQDAQHMTSKVEALKQKVFNINQHVHLKAYHQELLSTNIEDIIKDFQPDIILDGMDHFKIRYLINEVCHKLNIPWIYGAAVGSKGTIYGIDFTGPCLKCLLQQVPQTGESCAINGVLPPIISIVASYEVAEAIRYISGYGFSQQLITLDAFNIQHQSLNISQLKDDQCPVCHFQQYEVLNTKQNHTIEPLCGDSVRFRLPEHSFDYASDFPGHMIKSTPFAKLFQHGELTFTLFKDGRMNVHGITEETDVHALYHQLLKSIK; translated from the coding sequence ATGTCACGTTATGAAAGACAAACACGCTTTCAACCTTTTGGAGAAACAGGACAGGCTCAATTAGAACAAACCAAAATCATGGTACTTGGTGCTGGTGCATTAGGCAGTCATATAATAGACCAATTAGCACGCATGGGCGCGCATCAACTAGCAGTCGTTGATATGGATATTGTGGAATTATCCAATTTACACCGCCAAACTTTGTATGATGAGCAAGATGCACAACATATGACATCTAAAGTTGAGGCACTTAAACAGAAAGTCTTTAACATTAATCAACATGTACATTTAAAGGCTTATCATCAAGAATTGTTATCTACAAATATCGAAGATATCATTAAAGACTTTCAACCAGACATTATTTTAGACGGTATGGATCATTTTAAAATACGTTATTTAATTAATGAAGTGTGCCATAAATTAAATATTCCTTGGATTTATGGTGCAGCTGTCGGTAGCAAAGGCACCATTTATGGCATTGATTTTACTGGTCCTTGCCTTAAATGTTTATTACAACAAGTACCTCAAACTGGTGAAAGTTGTGCTATCAATGGTGTTTTGCCTCCTATCATTTCGATTGTAGCGAGTTACGAAGTAGCTGAAGCTATACGTTATATTAGTGGATACGGATTTTCCCAACAATTAATTACATTGGATGCTTTTAATATACAACATCAATCATTAAATATAAGTCAATTAAAGGATGATCAATGTCCTGTATGTCATTTCCAACAATATGAGGTATTAAATACTAAACAGAATCATACTATCGAACCGTTGTGTGGCGATTCAGTAAGATTTAGATTGCCTGAACATAGTTTCGATTATGCCTCAGATTTCCCAGGACATATGATTAAATCCACACCATTTGCTAAATTATTTCAACACGGAGAATTAACATTCACACTATTCAAAGATGGACGTATGAATGTACATGGTATTACAGAAGAGACAGATGTTCATGCACTTTATCATCAACTTTTAAAATCAATAAAATGA
- a CDS encoding thiamine phosphate synthase translates to MYIFIAITYYKELSLQDLKHFMTIEPAIDGLLFRTPMSTLALQRFITRLIAVGFPKDKIMIHSNLNLLKALNLQCIHFKENDKRAFLIKQQYPELIVGMSTHNIEMVKQCHAYQLDYVFFGHIFSTSSHPGEPPRTNQEIHDVLKIDMPIYAIGGISPSTISQLPTGFDGLCAISFFMTSTVSDINSLKRKWHSHA, encoded by the coding sequence ATGTATATATTTATTGCGATAACTTATTATAAAGAACTGTCATTACAGGATTTAAAGCATTTTATGACTATAGAGCCGGCCATTGATGGCTTACTCTTTAGAACGCCTATGTCTACTTTGGCGTTACAACGATTTATTACACGACTCATTGCAGTAGGATTTCCCAAAGATAAAATAATGATTCACAGTAATCTTAACTTACTCAAAGCTTTAAATTTGCAGTGTATTCATTTTAAAGAAAATGACAAACGCGCATTTTTAATAAAACAACAATATCCTGAGTTAATCGTCGGTATGTCAACGCATAATATTGAAATGGTTAAGCAATGTCATGCATATCAATTAGATTATGTCTTTTTCGGTCATATATTCTCTACGTCGTCGCACCCAGGTGAACCACCACGAACAAATCAAGAGATTCATGACGTACTCAAGATTGATATGCCTATTTATGCTATAGGCGGTATTTCCCCATCTACCATTTCACAATTACCTACAGGATTTGATGGTCTATGTGCAATTTCATTTTTTATGACCTCTACTGTTAGTGACATTAACTCTTTAAAAAGGAAGTGGCATTCTCATGCATGA
- the thiS gene encoding sulfur carrier protein ThiS, with translation MKCIINGDLFTFEHEDSITRILESLELDPQRVVVEHNQSLIKQDDFDNQIVREDDRLELLEFVGGG, from the coding sequence ATGAAGTGTATCATTAACGGAGATTTATTTACTTTTGAACATGAAGATTCGATTACACGCATATTAGAATCCTTAGAATTAGACCCTCAGCGTGTAGTAGTTGAACATAATCAATCTTTAATTAAGCAAGACGATTTTGACAATCAAATAGTCAGAGAAGATGATCGTTTAGAATTATTAGAATTTGTAGGAGGCGGATAA
- a CDS encoding putative quinol monooxygenase, whose product MMIINAKIKISEEKRDEYLKLMEHLVSESRKEEGVLFYSHYEDVQDRNTFIVVENYVDEAAIKSHNESEHLQMFKNEIGNFVVEAPVIEVAQQVK is encoded by the coding sequence ATGATGATAATTAATGCAAAAATAAAAATATCAGAAGAAAAACGTGATGAATATTTAAAACTTATGGAACATTTAGTTTCCGAATCAAGAAAAGAGGAAGGCGTATTATTCTATAGCCATTATGAAGATGTGCAAGATAGAAATACATTTATCGTAGTGGAGAACTATGTAGATGAAGCGGCTATTAAATCACATAATGAGTCTGAACATTTACAAATGTTCAAAAATGAAATTGGTAACTTTGTCGTAGAAGCACCAGTGATTGAAGTGGCTCAACAAGTCAAATAA
- a CDS encoding FUSC family protein — protein MKSFLKTVFYFNRSKIDTFKGIRQGLLMIIPALLGYYFGFFSFGLLIATGTLAHIYVFKGSPQSMIRTVVLCSLAFAVCMILGTLTAAQPLIFGILLLVVTVVPFYIFTALKIAGPSSTFFIVTFCLPMNLPIAPDQALVRGLGILIGGAFATLVVILTVYMKKERTEDSAINSDFKVIQDLMKNYNEPEEFKKVATSAVSAFKASDKLLITSSSSNGKLSTRFQKLLLLHTSAQGIYSELLELNEKGTRPLPNELIEMLDFIIDKIRHPSSNHQTWKKEVDVSPEFENLISHILKIDEIAHADSEHLEHEANIRKPLYSKRIIQNLTLDSLVFRNTLRYTVIIAVAIFVALFFGFDKAYWIPLSAHTLLLGTSTIHTLERGMARSLGTLLGVVVLSGILAFTVPAPLAVILMGFGAMMTEAFVGVNYTFAVIFITIQVILLNGLASQNLSISIAFPRIVDVAMGVAIALLGLFILGQRTASALLPNTIADVVRQEAKFFHYLFSSNEYKNEEQEKHLNLILSVRLNNMTQMYNAANGELFSNKSVIQYYYPSIFALEEISFMLSRALNDKNRTRIDDQQMGEYLAIFENIAKHFELHSHLEVKDLTDLPQYNYIKSGLMKIQNNSQKERKDASETLAFA, from the coding sequence TTGAAGAGTTTCTTAAAGACAGTATTTTATTTTAATCGATCTAAGATTGATACGTTTAAAGGGATCAGACAAGGTTTACTAATGATTATACCTGCGTTATTAGGTTATTATTTTGGATTTTTCTCATTTGGTTTACTTATTGCTACTGGTACTTTAGCGCATATTTATGTTTTTAAAGGATCGCCACAATCTATGATTAGAACGGTGGTACTTTGTTCGTTAGCTTTCGCAGTTTGTATGATATTAGGGACATTGACAGCTGCCCAACCACTCATTTTTGGTATTTTACTACTAGTTGTAACGGTGGTGCCATTTTATATATTCACAGCATTAAAAATTGCTGGCCCATCATCAACATTCTTCATCGTGACATTTTGTTTACCAATGAACTTACCCATTGCACCTGATCAAGCATTAGTGAGAGGTCTTGGTATTCTTATTGGTGGTGCATTTGCAACATTAGTCGTAATCCTAACCGTATATATGAAAAAAGAAAGAACTGAAGACAGTGCCATTAATTCGGACTTTAAAGTAATTCAAGATTTAATGAAAAATTACAATGAGCCAGAAGAATTTAAGAAAGTGGCTACATCTGCAGTATCTGCCTTTAAAGCATCTGACAAATTACTCATCACATCATCTTCTAGTAATGGTAAGTTAAGTACAAGATTTCAAAAGTTACTATTACTACATACGTCAGCACAAGGTATTTACTCAGAATTACTCGAATTAAATGAAAAGGGCACACGCCCATTACCAAATGAACTGATTGAAATGTTAGATTTTATCATTGATAAGATACGTCATCCATCTAGTAACCATCAAACATGGAAAAAAGAAGTAGATGTAAGTCCAGAATTTGAAAACTTAATCAGTCATATATTAAAAATTGACGAAATTGCTCACGCAGATTCTGAACATTTAGAACATGAGGCAAACATCCGTAAACCTCTATATAGCAAGCGTATTATACAAAATTTAACGTTAGATTCACTCGTGTTTAGAAACACATTACGATATACAGTAATCATTGCAGTGGCTATCTTTGTAGCTTTATTCTTTGGATTTGATAAAGCATATTGGATTCCGCTTTCTGCACATACTTTATTATTAGGAACATCAACGATTCACACATTAGAACGAGGTATGGCCAGAAGTTTAGGTACGTTACTGGGTGTAGTAGTACTGTCAGGTATTTTAGCCTTCACGGTACCAGCACCATTAGCAGTGATATTAATGGGCTTCGGTGCGATGATGACAGAAGCATTTGTCGGTGTTAACTATACATTTGCAGTTATATTTATTACGATACAAGTTATCTTATTGAATGGTTTGGCATCACAAAACTTATCCATATCCATTGCCTTCCCGCGTATTGTTGACGTGGCTATGGGGGTTGCCATTGCATTACTTGGTTTATTTATACTAGGACAACGTACGGCATCCGCATTATTACCGAACACCATAGCAGATGTTGTGAGACAAGAAGCGAAATTTTTCCATTATTTATTCTCCAGCAATGAATATAAAAATGAGGAACAAGAAAAACATTTAAATCTAATCTTATCAGTAAGATTAAACAATATGACACAAATGTATAACGCAGCAAACGGTGAATTGTTTAGTAATAAATCAGTCATTCAATATTACTACCCAAGTATATTCGCCTTAGAAGAAATTAGTTTTATGTTAAGTAGAGCCTTAAATGATAAAAATCGAACAAGAATTGACGATCAACAAATGGGCGAATACTTAGCTATCTTTGAAAATATTGCTAAGCATTTTGAATTACACTCTCATTTAGAAGTGAAAGATTTAACCGATTTACCACAATATAATTATATTAAGTCAGGCTTAATGAAGATTCAAAATAATAGTCAAAAAGAACGTAAAGATGCAAGTGAAACACTAGCATTTGCTTAA